The sequence AGAGCCACGAGAAGGCCACCGAAGATCGTACCGAGGGTCAGTCCACTGGCAAACAGTGATGAGGGATGGATCGAGTCCAGGCCGACCAGCTGAATGGCGTAACTTCCAACCACGGAAACGACGATTGCCGCCACAAGCAGTTTAATAAAACAGGAAAAACTCATTGAAATACTCCATGCCTGCAGGGTGCAGGAAAAATCAGTGCCAAGACTGCCAATAAAGTAATCTGAACGCACGTTAATCCATAAAACAGGGTGGATGTACGCAGCAGCTCTATTCGCTAGCATGCCGCGATGAGCCGAAAAGTGATTCCTATTCAGGTTGAAAGCCCGGGTGAGCCGATGACAGGCAAGCCGAAATGGTTAAAAGTGCGTGCGCCGATGTCGCGCGAATACAAGTCGATTGCCGATATGATGCGCAAGCTGAAGCTCAATACAGTCTGCGAAGAGGCATCATGCCCCAATATTGGCGGCTGCTGGAAGCAGGGGTCGGCGACCTTCATGATTCTTGGCCGGGTCTGTACCCGCACCTGCGCCTTCTGTGATGTGGCAACCGGCAGGCCTGATCCGGTCGACCCGGATGAGGCGGTGAACCTGGCCACTGCAGTAGCCGAGATCGGCCTGAAGCATGTGGTGATCACCTCGGTGGATCGTGATGATCTTAAGGATGGTGGCGCGGGCCATTACGCGACGGTGATTCGTGAGCTTAAATCGCGACAGCCCAATGTGACAGTCGAGATTCTAACCCCCGATTTCCAGCGCAAGCCCGACAGCTGCCTGAACACGATCATTGAAGCTGGCCCTGATATCTTTAATCACAATCTTGAAACCGTACCGCGCCTCTACCGCTCGGTGCGTCCTGGTGCGCGCTATTTCACATCCCTGCGGTTGCTGCAGCGGGCCAAGGAACTCGATGCCAATGTGGTGACCAAGTCCGGCATCATGCTGGGACTGGG comes from Mariprofundus aestuarium and encodes:
- the lipA gene encoding lipoyl synthase, producing the protein MSRKVIPIQVESPGEPMTGKPKWLKVRAPMSREYKSIADMMRKLKLNTVCEEASCPNIGGCWKQGSATFMILGRVCTRTCAFCDVATGRPDPVDPDEAVNLATAVAEIGLKHVVITSVDRDDLKDGGAGHYATVIRELKSRQPNVTVEILTPDFQRKPDSCLNTIIEAGPDIFNHNLETVPRLYRSVRPGARYFTSLRLLQRAKELDANVVTKSGIMLGLGEERDEVLQVLDDMREANIDILTIGQYLRPSEKHHPVMKYWSPEEFDDFKYIAEKKGFGMVASGPLVRSSFHADEVFKALKLKGK